From Thermodesulfobacteriota bacterium, the proteins below share one genomic window:
- a CDS encoding 2-oxoglutarate dehydrogenase E1 component has protein sequence MRVSAVGNAQYIDDQYARWRADPEGVSAEWRAFFEGFELGSRRLPGEGAAAGAELQAKADALIARYRELGHLLACLDPLSVCPTSHPLLDLEGFGLGPEDLEKPVWAPELGGEAVPLGTVVDALRETYCRAVGVEYQHLQDPDERRWLQDRMEPVRNRLALGPDRRREVLRWLVRAARFEAFLHKRYLGQTRFSLEGAEVLIPQLRDLLRSAAEQGVEEVVLGMAHRGRLNVHVNLLGKSYEEVFCQFEATYDPEELPGGGDVKYHSGYAGRLETGAGPVRVVLPENPSHLEAVNPVVEGMARALQDRRGEGGPRAVLPLLIHGDAAFPGQGIVAETLNLSRLPGYATGGTLHIVLNNQIGYTTVPENARSTRYATDLAKMLMVPIFHVHGENPEAVLFATRLALAYRLEFGKDAVVDLVCYRRHGHNEGDEPYFTQPLLYERIRDRPPVHELYAREAAPEAEGAALLEELNREVDAALEEAYQAARSQPCVWSPPEPWDGWEGLGGRPEEPGPDTGVPEGELQDLHRALARVPDGFSLHPKLRKILERRVEAAQSGEGGTGLDWAGAEALAFGGLLSEGVPVRLSGEDSRRGTFSQRHCVWFDTASGEPWVPLDHVKRGQARFQVFDSPLSEAAVVGFEYGYAAVAPRTLVLWEAQYGDFANGAQVIVDQFVASAEAKWQRPNGLVLLLPHGYEGQGPDHSTARPERFLQLFAEDNLQVCQPTTPAQYFHLLRRQAKAPWRKPLVVLTPKSLLRHPEAVSPLTELAEGRFRTVLPDPQPVRGKPRRVLLCTGKIYYDLLAARKKAGIKGVALVRLEQLAPFPEAALEEALAPLRGVKEWRWVQEEPANMGAWAFVAPRLRAPGARGAKGGAEVGYVGRPAAASPATGFSFLHRQEQEALVREALGEG, from the coding sequence ATGCGTGTTTCCGCGGTCGGGAACGCCCAGTACATCGACGATCAGTACGCCCGCTGGCGGGCGGACCCCGAGGGGGTCTCCGCCGAGTGGCGAGCGTTTTTCGAGGGGTTCGAGCTCGGCTCCCGACGCCTGCCGGGCGAGGGGGCGGCCGCCGGGGCCGAACTCCAGGCCAAGGCGGACGCCCTGATCGCCCGGTACCGGGAGCTGGGGCACCTGCTGGCCTGCCTCGATCCCCTCAGCGTCTGCCCCACCTCCCATCCCCTCCTGGATCTGGAAGGCTTCGGGCTCGGGCCGGAAGACCTGGAGAAGCCGGTCTGGGCCCCGGAGCTCGGCGGGGAGGCGGTCCCCCTGGGCACCGTGGTCGACGCCCTGCGGGAGACCTACTGCCGGGCGGTGGGGGTGGAGTACCAGCACCTGCAAGACCCGGACGAGCGCCGCTGGCTGCAAGACCGCATGGAGCCCGTGCGCAACCGGCTCGCCCTGGGGCCCGACCGGCGCCGGGAGGTGCTGCGGTGGCTCGTCCGGGCTGCCCGGTTCGAAGCCTTCCTCCACAAACGATACCTGGGGCAGACCCGGTTCTCCCTGGAAGGAGCAGAGGTCCTGATCCCCCAGCTCCGAGACCTGCTCCGGTCGGCCGCCGAGCAGGGAGTCGAGGAAGTGGTGCTCGGGATGGCCCACCGGGGGCGCCTCAACGTGCACGTGAACCTGCTCGGGAAGAGCTACGAGGAGGTCTTCTGCCAGTTCGAGGCGACCTACGACCCGGAGGAGCTGCCGGGGGGGGGCGATGTGAAGTATCACAGCGGCTACGCGGGCCGCCTCGAGACCGGGGCGGGGCCCGTGCGGGTGGTACTCCCCGAGAACCCGAGCCACCTGGAGGCGGTGAACCCGGTGGTGGAGGGCATGGCCCGGGCTCTTCAGGACCGGCGGGGGGAGGGCGGGCCCCGGGCCGTCCTCCCGCTCCTCATCCACGGCGACGCGGCCTTCCCGGGGCAGGGCATCGTGGCCGAGACCCTGAATCTCTCGCGCCTGCCCGGGTATGCCACGGGGGGCACGCTCCACATCGTGCTCAACAACCAGATCGGGTACACCACGGTGCCCGAGAACGCCCGGTCCACCCGCTACGCCACCGACCTGGCCAAGATGCTCATGGTGCCGATCTTCCACGTCCACGGGGAGAACCCGGAGGCGGTGCTCTTCGCCACGCGGCTCGCGCTGGCGTACCGCCTGGAGTTCGGCAAGGACGCGGTGGTGGACCTGGTGTGCTACCGGCGCCACGGCCACAACGAGGGAGACGAGCCTTACTTCACCCAGCCGCTGCTCTACGAGCGGATTCGCGACCGCCCCCCGGTGCACGAGCTCTACGCGCGAGAAGCGGCGCCGGAGGCAGAAGGCGCCGCCCTCCTGGAGGAGCTCAACCGCGAGGTGGACGCCGCCCTGGAGGAGGCGTACCAGGCGGCGCGCTCCCAGCCCTGCGTCTGGTCGCCCCCGGAGCCCTGGGACGGGTGGGAGGGCCTGGGAGGCCGGCCGGAGGAGCCCGGACCGGACACGGGCGTCCCGGAGGGGGAGCTGCAGGACCTCCACCGGGCCCTCGCCCGGGTGCCCGACGGCTTCTCGCTCCATCCCAAGCTGCGGAAGATCCTGGAGCGCAGAGTGGAAGCGGCACAGTCGGGGGAGGGGGGGACGGGGCTGGACTGGGCCGGGGCCGAGGCCCTGGCCTTCGGGGGCCTCTTGTCGGAAGGCGTTCCGGTGCGTCTGAGCGGGGAGGACAGCCGGCGGGGCACCTTCAGCCAGCGCCACTGCGTGTGGTTCGACACCGCCAGCGGCGAGCCCTGGGTGCCGCTCGACCACGTGAAGCGGGGACAGGCGCGGTTCCAGGTGTTCGACAGCCCGCTTTCCGAGGCGGCCGTAGTGGGGTTCGAGTACGGGTACGCGGCGGTGGCGCCCCGTACCCTGGTGCTCTGGGAAGCCCAGTACGGCGACTTCGCCAACGGGGCCCAGGTGATCGTCGACCAGTTCGTGGCGAGCGCCGAGGCCAAGTGGCAAAGGCCCAACGGGCTCGTGCTGCTCCTGCCCCACGGCTACGAGGGGCAGGGGCCCGACCACTCCACGGCCCGGCCCGAGCGGTTCCTCCAGCTCTTCGCCGAGGACAACCTCCAGGTGTGCCAGCCCACGACCCCCGCTCAGTACTTCCACCTCCTGCGGCGGCAGGCCAAAGCTCCCTGGCGCAAGCCCCTGGTGGTCCTGACCCCCAAGAGCCTCCTGCGCCACCCCGAAGCGGTTTCCCCCCTGACGGAGCTGGCCGAGGGCCGGTTCCGCACGGTGCTGCCGGACCCGCAGCCGGTCAGGGGCAAACCCCGCCGGGTGCTCCTGTGCACCGGCAAGATCTACTATGACCTCCTGGCCGCCCGGAAGAAGGCCGGGATCAAGGGCGTGGCCCTGGTGCGCCTGGAGCAGCTCGCCCCCTTCCCGGAGGCGGCCCTGGAAGAGGCCCTGGCGCCCCTGCGCGGCGTTAAAGAGTGGCGCTGGGTGCAGGAGGAGCCGGCCAACATGGGGGCCTGGGCCTTCGTGGCGCCCCGGCTGCGGGCCCCGGGCGCTAGGGGCGCGAAGGGCGGTGCAGAGGTGGGCTACGTGGGGCGCCCCGCGGCGGCGAGCCCGGCCACGGGTTTTTCCTTCCTGCATCGACAGGAACAGGAAGCCTTGGTGCGAGAGGCGTTGGGAGAAGGCTGA